In the genome of Eriocheir sinensis breed Jianghai 21 chromosome 56, ASM2467909v1, whole genome shotgun sequence, one region contains:
- the LOC126984188 gene encoding uncharacterized protein LOC126984188 isoform X1: MGPSVVRGLCTVLVAACVGGCLAATKLSSCRLGFDNGSEINLMKVAAGLLDAPRFKDVTPRNTSDNNRYSYNPCYSYVYPPEGEAMACSKDVAVCQGSSYGYFNLGTQSSATFHYSNETNNWVITYSNSNGNRVTHVFLQCHNGSTDTLDVWGETEENSVYKMTLISRCACIGGCGFPILPRGMSLGSFLLLLFLVLVLTYLLVGYLYRRCVVGARGIELMPHLSFWREFPYLVQDGFLFIIKCGQDDLTYERI, translated from the exons ATGGGGCCGTCAGTGGTGAGAGGGCTGTGTACAGTCCTGGTGGCGGCCTGCGTGGGGGGCTGTCTGGCAGCAACAAAGCTGTCATCTTGTCGCCTTGGCTTCGACAATGGCTCAGAAATCAACCTCATGAAGGTGGCTGCCGGGCTGCTAGATGCTCCAAG ATTTAAAGATGTCACCCCAAGAAACACATCTGATAACAACAGATATTCATACAACCCTTGCTACTCCTACGTGTACCCGCCGGAAGGAGAGGCAATGGCCTGCAGTAAAGATGTTGCG GTGTGTCAGGGCAGTTCCTATGGATACTTCAATCTTGGGACTCAGAGCTCTGCCACTTTCCACTACAGCAATGAAACCAACAATTGGGTGATAACTTACAGTAACTCCAATGGTAATAG GGTGACGCATGTATTCTTGCAGTGCCACAACGGCAGCACCGACACTCTAGACGTATGGGGGGAGACCGAGGAGAACAGTGTATAT AAAATGACACTTATTTCCCGCTGTGCCTGCATCGGCGGTTGTggcttccccatccttccccgaGGCATGTCTCTGGGCTcatttctgctgctgctgttcctgGTGCTGGTCCTCACTTACCTTCTTGTTGGCTACCTTTACCGGCGCTGTGTGGTCGGCGCCAGAGGAATAGAACTCATGCCACACCTCAGCTTCTGGAGGGAATTCCCATATCTTGTACAG gaTGGATTTTTGTTCATCATTAAGTGTGGACAAGATGACTTGACATATGAAAGGATATGA
- the LOC126984188 gene encoding uncharacterized protein LOC126984188 isoform X2, producing the protein MGPSVVRGLCTVLVAACVGGCLAATKLSSCRLGFDNGSEINLMKVAAGLLDAPRFKDVTPRNTSDNNRYSYNPCYSYVYPPEGEAMACSKDVAVCQGSSYGYFNLGTQSSATFHYSNETNNWVITYSNSNG; encoded by the exons ATGGGGCCGTCAGTGGTGAGAGGGCTGTGTACAGTCCTGGTGGCGGCCTGCGTGGGGGGCTGTCTGGCAGCAACAAAGCTGTCATCTTGTCGCCTTGGCTTCGACAATGGCTCAGAAATCAACCTCATGAAGGTGGCTGCCGGGCTGCTAGATGCTCCAAG ATTTAAAGATGTCACCCCAAGAAACACATCTGATAACAACAGATATTCATACAACCCTTGCTACTCCTACGTGTACCCGCCGGAAGGAGAGGCAATGGCCTGCAGTAAAGATGTTGCG GTGTGTCAGGGCAGTTCCTATGGATACTTCAATCTTGGGACTCAGAGCTCTGCCACTTTCCACTACAGCAATGAAACCAACAATTGGGTGATAACTTACAGTAACTCCAATG GGTGA